The following proteins are co-located in the Salinigranum halophilum genome:
- the gatD gene encoding Glu-tRNA(Gln) amidotransferase subunit GatD, with protein sequence MNPGDRVRVTRAGTTNEGVLLPSSTAEHLVVKLDGGYNVGISREESDVEILERGVYDIESAQDGDSVSEIGFDEDLPTISLISTGGTIASTVDYRTGAVTAQFDAEDVLRAVPDLAGRANYRGRVVANILSENMEPSIWQQLARAIHDEVEAGADGVVVMHGTDTMQFSAAAVALMLDTPVPIVFTGSQRSADRPSSDNVMNAVCAVEAAKSDCAEVLVCMHASQSDTTCALHLGTRVRKNHTSRRDAFETVGAKPLGEIDYETEAIEWRRSYTARGDRDLALAEALNENVELLKFTPGMDLDRYAGFLRESALDGLVVEGTGLGHVHTDLIPALGDLVDDGTVVTMTSQCLEGRVCDRVYDTGRDLLDAGVVEAGDTLPGTAKVKLMWALANHENPRTAMGEDLVGELQERSVPWE encoded by the coding sequence GACCGCGGAGCACCTCGTCGTCAAGCTCGACGGCGGGTACAACGTCGGCATCAGTCGCGAGGAGAGCGACGTCGAGATACTCGAACGCGGCGTCTACGACATCGAGAGTGCACAGGACGGCGACTCGGTATCCGAAATCGGGTTCGACGAGGACCTCCCCACCATCTCGCTCATCTCGACGGGGGGCACCATCGCGTCGACCGTCGACTACCGGACGGGCGCGGTGACGGCGCAGTTCGACGCCGAGGACGTGCTTCGAGCGGTGCCGGACCTCGCGGGGCGGGCGAACTACCGCGGGCGTGTCGTGGCGAACATCCTCTCGGAGAACATGGAGCCGAGCATCTGGCAGCAGCTCGCGCGCGCCATCCACGACGAGGTCGAAGCCGGTGCCGACGGCGTCGTCGTGATGCACGGCACCGACACGATGCAGTTCTCCGCGGCGGCGGTGGCGCTGATGCTCGACACCCCGGTCCCCATCGTCTTCACGGGGAGCCAGCGGTCGGCCGACCGACCCTCCTCCGACAACGTGATGAACGCGGTCTGTGCGGTCGAGGCGGCCAAGAGCGACTGCGCGGAGGTACTCGTCTGCATGCACGCCTCCCAGTCGGACACGACGTGTGCGCTCCATCTGGGGACGAGGGTCCGCAAGAACCACACCTCGCGGCGTGACGCCTTCGAGACGGTCGGGGCGAAGCCGCTCGGCGAGATCGACTACGAGACCGAGGCGATCGAGTGGCGGCGCTCGTACACCGCCCGCGGCGACCGGGACCTCGCGCTCGCCGAGGCGCTGAACGAGAACGTCGAGTTGCTGAAGTTCACGCCGGGGATGGACCTCGACCGATACGCGGGGTTCCTCCGCGAGTCGGCCCTCGACGGGCTCGTCGTCGAGGGGACGGGGCTCGGACACGTCCACACGGACCTCATCCCCGCGCTCGGCGACCTGGTCGACGACGGCACCGTCGTGACGATGACGAGCCAGTGTCTCGAAGGCCGGGTCTGTGACCGCGTCTACGATACCGGGCGCGACCTCCTCGACGCCGGCGTCGTCGAGGCCGGCGACACCCTCCCCGGTACCGCGAAGGTGAAGCTGATGTGGGCGCTGGCGAACCACGAGAACCCCCGAACGGCGATGGGCGAGGACCTCGTCGGCGAACTCCAGGAACGGTCGGTCCCCTGGGAGTAG